One genomic region from Xyrauchen texanus isolate HMW12.3.18 chromosome 4, RBS_HiC_50CHRs, whole genome shotgun sequence encodes:
- the gusb gene encoding beta-glucuronidase: MSASRLKFALLVVVYSVCHALEGGMLFPRESPSREVKDVSGLWRFRADLSPDRKQGFEQAWYKSPLAETGPVIDMPVPSSYNDITQDVKIRDFIGWVWYEKEVWVPARWIQDEGTRVMLRVGSAHYYSVLWVNGIKMTEHEGGHLPFEADISGVLRQSPGSTCRITIAVNNTLTLETLPPGTIQYLTDRTRYPAGYFIQNTNFDFFNYAGIHRSVLLYTTPEVHIDDITVETSFSDNIGLVSYKVSVLGGSKADVKVTLSAQDGRCVASANGSTGVLKVTDVNLWWPYLMHENPGYLYSMEVEATAEDGQKDIYSLSVGIRTIRVTSTQFLINNKPFYFHGVNKHEDADIRGKGFDWPLVVKDFNLMKWMGANSFRTSHYPYAEEMLQMADRHGIVVIDECPGVGIKDIRSFGNASLAHHMIVMEELVRRDKNHPSVVMWSVANEPASEMPPAEFYFKELVSRTRFLDSTRPVTYITNSNYARDKGAPYVDVICVNSYFSWYHDPGHVEVISIQLNTQFDNWYEKYKKPLIQSEYGADAVPGLHNDPPMMFTEEYQKTVLQNYHNVFDQKRKQFVIGELIWNFADFMTAQTITRVVGNKKGIFTRQRQPKAGAFLLRERYWRIANETGVLPTWARYPCQ, translated from the exons ATGAGCGCGTCCCGATTGAAGTTTGCGCTGCTGGTGGTTGTTTACAGTGTGTGTCATGCGTTGGAGGGGGGGATGCTGTTTCCCAGAGAATCTCCCTCCAGAGAAGTGAAAGATGTCAGCGGGTTGTGGCGCTTCAGAGCGGATCTCTCTCCGGACCGGAAGCAAGGCTTTGAGCAGGCGTGGTACAAGAGTCCACTGGCCGAG ACGGGTCCAGTGATTGACATGCCTGTACCCTCCAGCTACAATGACATCACGCAAGACGTTAAAATCAGGGATTTCATTGGCTGGGTTTGGTATGAGAAGGAAGTGTGGGTGCCCGCACGCTGGATCCAGGATGAGGGAACACGAGTGATGCTCCGAGTTGGAAGTGCACACTATTATTCTGTGCTT TGGGTGAATGGGATTAAAATGACGGAACACGAGGGCGGTCATCTCCCCTTCGAGGCCGACATCAGCGGTGTGCTGCGACAGAGTCCCGGAAGCACGTGTCGAATCACCATCGCAGTGAACAACACTTTAACTCTCGAGACTCTGCCACCAGGAACCATTCAATACTTGACCGATCGCACCAG ATATCCTGCCGGCTACTTCATACAAAACACTAACTTTGACTTCTTCAACTATGCTGGAATACACCGATCTGTGCTGCTGTACACCACACCGGAGGTGCACATCGATGACATAACCGTGGAGACATCGTTCTCGGATAACATCG GGCTGGTCAGTTATAAAGTGTCTGTGTTGGGCGGCTCTAAGGCCGATGTGAAAGTGACGCTGTCGGCTCAGGACGGCCGATGTGTGGCCTCCGCAAACGGATCTACAGGAGTTCTGAAAGTCACCGATGTCAATCTCTGGTGGCCGTACCTGATGCACGAAAACCCGGGATACCTGTACTCCATGGAG GTTGAGGCTACAGCGGAGGATGGACAGAAGGACATTTACAGTCTTTCTGTGGGCATTCGTACCATACGAGTGACCAGCACACAGTTTCTCATCAACAACAAGCCGTTCTACTTCCATGGAGTGAATAAACATGAAGATGCAGAT ATTCGTGGTAAAGGCTTCGACTGGCCTCTCGTAGTGAAAGACTTTAACCTGATGAAGTGGATGGGGGCGAACTCCTTCCGCACCAGTCACTACCCGTATGCTGAAGAGATGCTGCAGATGGCCGACCGTCACGGCATTGTGGTTATAGACGAGTGTCCTGGAGTTGGAATCAAAGACAT CCGCAGTTTTGGGAATGCTTCTTTGGCCCATCATATGATTGTCATGGAGGAGCTGGTGAGACGTGATAAGAATCACCCATCTGTGGTCATGTGGTCTGTGGCCAATGAACCGGCGTCTGAGATGCCGCCAGCTGAATTCTATTTCAA AGAACTCGTGTCACGTACTAGATTCTTGGATTCCACTCGACCTGTCACATACATCACAAACAGCAACTATGCCAGAGATAAAGGG GCTCCATATGTGGATGTTATCTGTGTCAACAGCTACTTCTCGTGGTATCATGACCCGGGACACGTTGAAGTCATCAGTATTCAGCTCAACACTCAGTTTGATAACTGGTATGAGAAGTACAAGAAACCCCTAATACAGAGTGAATATGGAGCGGACGCCGTGCCTGGCCTGCACAAT GATCCGCCCATGATGTTCACAGAGGAGTATCAAAAGACCGTCCTGCAGAACTACCACAACGTGTTTGATCAGAAGAGGAAGCAGTTTGTCATTGGAGAACTCATCTGGAACTTTGCTGACTTCATGACGGCTCAAA